Proteins encoded together in one Chryseobacterium sp. G0201 window:
- a CDS encoding DUF1572 domain-containing protein, translating to MSSVLQLSKRFREVLLDGVWIANTNFKDQLKDVTWEQATTKVGSLNTIAMLTFHIHYYIAGLINVFEGGDLEIKDKYSFDLPPIESQKEWEDLLNQLWIDSEKFATLLEQMPDSKMDEVFVDEKYGTYLRNIDGMIEHSYYHLGQITLIKKLLSN from the coding sequence ATGAGTTCAGTTTTACAATTATCAAAAAGATTCAGAGAGGTTTTGCTTGATGGTGTCTGGATCGCGAATACTAATTTTAAAGATCAGCTTAAAGATGTAACCTGGGAGCAGGCAACAACAAAAGTCGGTTCTTTGAATACGATTGCAATGCTTACTTTCCACATTCATTATTATATTGCAGGACTTATTAATGTTTTTGAAGGCGGCGATCTCGAAATTAAAGATAAATACAGCTTCGATCTTCCTCCAATTGAATCTCAGAAAGAATGGGAAGATTTATTAAATCAATTATGGATCGATTCTGAAAAGTTTGCAACATTATTAGAACAAATGCCTGATTCTAAAATGGATGAAGTTTTCGTAGATGAAAAATATGGGACTTATCTTAGAAATATTGATGGAATGATCGAACATTCTTATTATCATTTGGGACAGATTACTTTGATTAAAAAGCTGTTGAGTAATTAA
- a CDS encoding M1 family metallopeptidase, whose product MKKSVAILFAFIISQFQAQQTPYYQQAAKYKMDIDVNAEKFTYQGNQTLEYTNNSPDELNVVYFHLYWNAFKPNSMMDQRVASQGKNGDSRLQKDGISRLAYIPKNEEGAQNIHWIKQNGQNLKFEIQETIMKVYLAEPIKPNSTTNFTMEWDAVIPQQIRRSGRNNKEGVDMTMTQWYPKISEYDYDGWATFDYLGREFHAPFSDFDVTIKINKDYVIGAGGILENPTEVKGYDTNAKIKTEKDKKAIWRWTAKNMLDFAWSADRDYIVKSFDVPEGPKVFLVYQNNDKTKAWEEAPAYLTKYFQIMNAHFGKYVYPTYAFIQGGDGGMEYGMCTMILGEAKNIKDLMGLMAHEGAHSWYQQMLATNESMRPWMDEGFTSYAEGYTMYQLFPEELPNPFAKTLEAYRKFLQKKIEEPAVWLGDHHDNGTSYTYSTYVKGELYLVELGYIIGEQNLAETLKQYYDQWSMKHPTDRDFIHIAQKVSGMDLKWFHHYWINTTKTIDYGIKDVKYDAKSTTITLVNNGQVPMPIDFSVMTTDKKIVTYQIPTNLTHTWKSKDAYGDFKTVAYWPFTQKEYTLTVPYTKSQLSVLGIDFSQRIADVNMEDNFLEVKP is encoded by the coding sequence ATGAAAAAATCGGTTGCAATCCTATTTGCATTTATCATTTCTCAATTTCAGGCACAGCAGACGCCTTACTATCAGCAGGCTGCGAAGTACAAGATGGATATTGATGTTAATGCGGAAAAATTTACTTATCAGGGAAATCAGACTTTAGAATATACCAACAACTCTCCGGACGAACTGAACGTGGTGTATTTCCATTTATATTGGAATGCTTTTAAACCCAATTCAATGATGGATCAGAGGGTGGCTAGTCAAGGTAAAAATGGTGACTCAAGATTGCAAAAAGATGGTATTTCAAGATTGGCTTATATTCCGAAAAATGAAGAAGGCGCTCAAAATATTCACTGGATCAAACAAAACGGACAAAACCTTAAGTTTGAGATTCAGGAAACAATCATGAAGGTGTATTTGGCAGAACCGATCAAGCCAAATTCAACAACCAATTTCACAATGGAATGGGATGCCGTGATACCTCAGCAAATCAGAAGAAGCGGAAGAAACAACAAAGAAGGCGTTGATATGACCATGACGCAATGGTACCCTAAAATTTCAGAGTACGATTATGACGGATGGGCAACTTTCGATTATTTGGGAAGAGAGTTTCATGCACCGTTTTCTGATTTTGATGTTACGATTAAAATTAATAAAGATTATGTGATCGGAGCAGGTGGAATCCTTGAAAATCCGACAGAAGTAAAAGGTTATGATACCAATGCAAAGATCAAAACAGAAAAAGATAAAAAAGCAATCTGGAGATGGACAGCTAAAAATATGCTCGATTTCGCATGGAGTGCCGACAGAGACTATATTGTAAAAAGTTTTGATGTTCCGGAAGGTCCAAAAGTTTTCTTGGTTTATCAAAACAATGACAAAACAAAAGCTTGGGAAGAGGCTCCGGCATATCTTACGAAGTATTTCCAGATCATGAATGCTCATTTCGGGAAATATGTATATCCTACTTACGCTTTCATTCAAGGTGGAGACGGGGGAATGGAGTATGGGATGTGTACCATGATCTTAGGTGAAGCTAAAAATATTAAAGATTTAATGGGATTAATGGCTCACGAAGGCGCTCACTCGTGGTATCAGCAGATGCTGGCAACTAATGAATCGATGCGACCATGGATGGATGAGGGATTTACAAGTTATGCGGAAGGATACACCATGTATCAGTTATTTCCGGAAGAATTGCCGAATCCTTTTGCGAAAACATTGGAAGCTTACAGAAAATTCCTTCAGAAAAAGATTGAAGAACCTGCAGTTTGGTTAGGTGATCATCACGACAACGGAACTTCTTATACGTATTCTACCTATGTGAAAGGAGAATTATATTTGGTGGAATTAGGTTACATCATCGGTGAACAGAATTTAGCTGAAACCTTGAAACAATATTACGATCAATGGAGTATGAAACATCCTACAGACAGAGATTTTATTCACATTGCTCAGAAAGTTTCAGGAATGGATTTGAAATGGTTCCATCACTATTGGATCAACACGACAAAAACGATCGATTACGGAATCAAGGATGTAAAATACGATGCAAAATCTACAACGATCACTTTGGTTAATAACGGACAGGTTCCGATGCCTATCGACTTCAGTGTAATGACAACGGATAAAAAAATTGTTACATATCAGATTCCAACGAATCTTACTCATACTTGGAAGTCAAAAGATGCTTACGGTGATTTTAAAACCGTAGCATATTGGCCTTTTACACAGAAAGAATATACATTGACGGTTCCTTACACGAAGTCCCAATTATCTGTTTTGGGAATAGATTTCAGTCAGAGAATTGCTGATGTGAATATGGAGGATAACTTTTTAGAAGTGAAACCGTAA